A region from the bacterium genome encodes:
- a CDS encoding MFS transporter — protein MDLRYRINKTRCFLTRSPRIVEEMNEFHRKNNQDKLIKAAITNSINNSISITGNVSSLFLLTLGATPFHIGVMATLNQSFPFVKLLGLRLLPLMGRARLCSWGRLLAVFPLLGLAFIAANNTPSVQMVFLGIFFYALRGFFVTCGNTSWQPLVQDSILEKDTGVFLARMRIKLRLVDVVFPIALGLFLGKNPSILRFTPMFCLAAIVALTGSYFFACLVETPLKNDGKPLFNRIISVLRRKPLQRYGLYTASHLFVSNASIPLWVVFLKSCKMPASQIVWLGTVSALGSIFGIGRWGYESDKRGSKWVITVAMLPLTGLGLLWLFVPSGGNSLFAWAFFLYIVHGFLNGGLALAKTRAMVQAVPADSQAEGFAMAFYFEAIGGAAGGFLGGFAYSKLVQYNGTLLGLDPKQFYLAAIQFLRLPVWLLSRNLRDRFSGGSKLTNSDMPVNLETSNTSS, from the coding sequence ATGGACCTGAGATACCGCATAAACAAAACAAGATGCTTTTTGACACGCTCTCCAAGAATAGTTGAAGAGATGAACGAGTTTCACCGTAAAAATAACCAAGACAAACTCATCAAAGCGGCTATTACAAATTCTATCAATAACTCTATCTCTATTACAGGCAACGTATCTTCACTTTTTCTTCTTACCTTGGGTGCTACCCCTTTTCATATAGGGGTTATGGCTACATTAAACCAGTCTTTCCCTTTTGTGAAACTGCTGGGGTTAAGACTCCTGCCCTTAATGGGTAGAGCACGCCTATGTTCATGGGGACGACTTCTTGCTGTCTTTCCATTACTTGGGCTTGCCTTTATTGCTGCCAACAACACCCCAAGTGTTCAGATGGTCTTTCTTGGAATATTCTTTTATGCTTTAAGAGGTTTTTTTGTTACTTGCGGAAATACCAGTTGGCAACCGCTTGTACAAGATAGCATATTAGAAAAAGATACAGGTGTTTTCCTTGCTCGTATGCGTATAAAATTGAGATTGGTTGATGTGGTTTTCCCAATAGCTTTAGGCTTATTCCTTGGGAAAAACCCTTCTATATTACGTTTTACGCCTATGTTTTGTCTTGCTGCCATTGTTGCTCTCACTGGCTCTTACTTTTTTGCTTGTTTAGTAGAAACTCCCTTAAAAAATGACGGCAAACCATTATTTAATAGAATTATTAGTGTTTTACGAAGAAAACCATTACAAAGATACGGGTTGTACACAGCTTCACATCTTTTTGTGTCAAACGCTTCTATACCTTTATGGGTAGTTTTTTTGAAAAGTTGTAAAATGCCTGCAAGCCAAATAGTTTGGTTAGGCACAGTTAGTGCGCTTGGTAGTATATTTGGAATAGGTAGATGGGGCTACGAATCAGACAAAAGAGGTAGTAAATGGGTTATAACCGTTGCGATGTTACCTTTGACAGGGTTGGGCTTATTATGGCTTTTTGTTCCTTCTGGAGGTAACTCCCTGTTTGCGTGGGCTTTCTTTCTCTACATAGTGCACGGATTCCTTAACGGAGGGCTTGCGCTTGCCAAAACAAGGGCTATGGTGCAAGCAGTCCCAGCCGATTCTCAAGCAGAAGGTTTTGCAATGGCTTTCTATTTTGAAGCAATAGGTGGTGCTGCAGGAGGTTTTTTAGGTGGTTTCGCTTACAGTAAATTAGTACAATATAATGGAACCCTATTAGGGTTAGACCCAAAACAATTTTACCTTGCTGCAATACAATTTTTACGTTTACCTGTTTGGCTCCTATCAAGAAATCTTAGAGATAGGTTTTCTGGCGGTAGCAAACTTACCAACTCTGATATGCCAGTTAACCTTGAAACTTCAAACACAAGTTCTTAA
- a CDS encoding PIN domain-containing protein, whose translation MTLSQYPRVVVDTNVYISAILFGGKPEEVRYLAKVGMIEIMVSEHIIAEVADVLKKKI comes from the coding sequence ATGACACTTTCTCAATATCCGCGAGTAGTTGTTGATACTAATGTCTATATTTCAGCAATTCTTTTTGGTGGAAAACCTGAAGAAGTGAGATATTTAGCAAAAGTAGGGATGATAGAAATAATGGTTTCTGAACATATAATTGCAGAAGTCGCAGATGTATTGAAGAAAAAAATTTAA
- a CDS encoding alpha/beta hydrolase-fold protein: MEKNKDVVLLEKFRRYLSATNKVEKQTLLEDLKSYQGDYTELFKQLAPIPADTNKGIIKNRPFTLKKFYEKYPDELISMYIPDDYKQGEKRPMVLFLHGGGQAMSRDTSKKLFEQRITDIVEESGFIFCAACAPYSETSFNGWNLPGTDDFIMDVIEEMESCYSIDPDRIFLAGTSMGGIGTIHLAHRLSDRFAGVFVSSSSWDIAYWPCLIGTSVWISQGLNDAVMFRRRHGTDIEFARLMKRRLEESGVECFYRENSGGHPIANGRVALREWLAWAKHKTRDPFFPRVVALTPRGLTPWIDWRRHPVPVSAYQTSIDFHDIPHSPHCRWVTVEGIGNNSIMYDMAEITPCKDDVEEDWNNFQVMLKRKHIKAGLVETFLDKSGVIEVNAQNVKGFTLWLHPDMLNLDKVRIFVNGIEKFNGPIISNAGVLAESFDRRRDWGLLYPASITLKETEEDFWVWKTTADQIKLGR; the protein is encoded by the coding sequence ATGGAAAAGAATAAAGATGTTGTTCTACTTGAAAAATTTAGAAGATATTTGTCTGCAACAAATAAGGTAGAAAAACAAACTCTGTTAGAGGACCTTAAAAGTTACCAAGGCGATTATACTGAATTGTTTAAACAATTAGCGCCTATACCTGCTGATACCAATAAAGGAATAATTAAGAACCGACCTTTCACGCTAAAAAAATTTTATGAAAAATACCCTGATGAACTAATATCAATGTATATCCCAGACGACTATAAACAAGGCGAGAAACGACCAATGGTGCTTTTTTTACACGGTGGTGGGCAGGCGATGTCAAGAGATACAAGCAAAAAACTTTTTGAGCAGAGGATAACCGATATAGTTGAAGAGAGCGGATTTATCTTTTGTGCTGCTTGTGCCCCTTACAGCGAAACATCTTTTAACGGCTGGAACCTTCCCGGTACAGACGATTTTATTATGGATGTAATAGAAGAGATGGAATCTTGTTATTCTATCGACCCTGATAGAATTTTTCTTGCTGGGACATCAATGGGCGGTATTGGGACAATACATTTAGCCCATAGATTAAGCGATAGGTTTGCGGGCGTGTTTGTATCTTCCAGTTCTTGGGATATAGCCTACTGGCCTTGCCTTATAGGTACTTCGGTTTGGATATCTCAAGGGCTAAACGATGCTGTTATGTTTCGTAGAAGACATGGGACAGATATAGAGTTTGCAAGGCTTATGAAAAGAAGGCTTGAAGAGTCAGGGGTAGAATGTTTCTATCGTGAAAACTCTGGCGGTCATCCTATCGCTAATGGAAGAGTTGCTCTCAGAGAATGGCTTGCTTGGGCAAAACATAAGACCAGAGACCCGTTTTTTCCACGTGTTGTAGCCCTTACACCGAGAGGACTTACTCCTTGGATAGATTGGCGAAGACATCCTGTGCCTGTATCTGCTTATCAAACAAGCATAGATTTTCACGATATACCTCATTCACCTCATTGTAGGTGGGTAACAGTAGAAGGTATCGGCAACAACAGTATAATGTATGATATGGCAGAGATAACGCCTTGTAAAGACGATGTGGAAGAAGATTGGAACAATTTTCAGGTTATGCTGAAAAGAAAACATATCAAGGCAGGTTTGGTTGAAACTTTTCTTGATAAATCAGGTGTAATAGAAGTGAACGCTCAGAACGTTAAAGGGTTTACTTTATGGTTACATCCAGATATGCTTAACCTTGATAAAGTAAGAATCTTTGTTAACGGAATAGAAAAGTTTAATGGTCCAATTATCTCTAACGCTGGTGTTTTGGCAGAATCGTTTGATAGAAGAAGGGATTGGGGTTTGCTTTACCCTGCAAGTATTACTCTTAAAGAAACAGAAGAAGATTTTTGGGTTTGGAAAACAACAGCAGACCAGATAAAACTTGGTCGTTGA
- a CDS encoding ribbon-helix-helix protein, CopG family produces the protein MSRNRMVISMSISPELYSLINNLAKENKITRSELLKRSLKQYIASERRWKELRRWSKESAERMNIKEEQDIERIVDECRIEQNR, from the coding sequence ATGTCAAGAAATAGAATGGTTATAAGTATGTCGATATCTCCCGAACTTTATTCACTGATAAACAACCTTGCCAAAGAAAATAAAATTACTCGTAGTGAGTTACTAAAGCGTTCTTTGAAACAGTATATTGCTTCAGAAAGAAGATGGAAAGAGTTGAGAAGATGGAGTAAGGAGTCGGCAGAACGTATGAATATAAAAGAAGAACAAGATATTGAGAGAATTGTAGATGAATGTAGGATTGAGCAAAATAGATGA
- a CDS encoding aminotransferase class III-fold pyridoxal phosphate-dependent enzyme: protein MAQNSIKSWKMYNKSLEYLASGSSTGSKRPSFENIEPGLIVKGKGCKVWDVDGNQYIDYRSGIGPVSLGYANSCVDNAISKQLKDGIVFGHPHPLEGEVAKILTENIPSAEKVRFLKTGGEAVAACIKISRAATGRNKIIQCGYNGWLNTLSTGGFMPIGIANTQPLKGVPVQTASLHSYSPWGDIAPWEKAFETFGKDIAAVVIASNYSEMEKGKKFLPALRKLTKKYGILMVMDEIVTGFRLAIGGAHQYFGFIPDLAVFGKGMANGMPITAFLGRKDLMDMAREVSVSSTFGGETLSLAAVKATIKFYKKNRVIDHLWEVGTLFQEGVNRLFKKYGISAELQGFPVCPVFSFEDNDVRADFFKNCYANGVSLYNVPYVTYAHKKKDIEETLKRIEKILQALAGRKF from the coding sequence ATGGCTCAAAATAGTATTAAATCGTGGAAGATGTATAACAAAAGTCTTGAATATCTTGCTTCAGGTAGTTCAACAGGTTCAAAAAGACCTTCCTTTGAAAACATTGAACCTGGGTTGATAGTTAAAGGAAAAGGGTGTAAAGTATGGGATGTTGATGGTAACCAATATATAGATTACCGTAGCGGTATAGGACCTGTTTCTCTTGGTTATGCAAATTCTTGTGTAGATAACGCTATATCAAAACAGTTGAAAGACGGTATTGTATTTGGGCATCCCCACCCTCTCGAAGGTGAAGTTGCAAAAATACTTACAGAAAACATACCTTCTGCTGAAAAGGTCAGGTTCCTTAAAACTGGCGGGGAGGCTGTGGCAGCTTGCATAAAAATATCAAGAGCTGCAACCGGCAGAAACAAGATTATACAGTGTGGTTATAACGGTTGGCTTAACACTCTTTCTACTGGCGGTTTTATGCCTATTGGTATAGCCAATACCCAACCTCTCAAAGGAGTTCCCGTACAGACAGCTTCTTTACATTCTTATTCACCTTGGGGGGATATCGCTCCATGGGAAAAAGCCTTTGAGACATTTGGAAAAGATATTGCAGCTGTTGTTATAGCTTCAAACTATTCGGAAATGGAAAAAGGGAAAAAGTTTCTACCAGCGTTAAGAAAACTCACTAAAAAATACGGTATTTTAATGGTTATGGACGAGATAGTTACCGGATTTAGATTGGCTATAGGCGGGGCGCACCAGTATTTTGGATTTATACCTGATTTAGCAGTCTTTGGTAAAGGTATGGCGAACGGAATGCCAATAACAGCTTTTCTGGGAAGAAAAGATTTGATGGATATGGCTCGCGAGGTGAGTGTGTCATCTACTTTTGGAGGAGAAACCCTTTCTTTGGCTGCAGTTAAAGCTACTATAAAATTTTATAAAAAAAATAGAGTAATTGACCATTTATGGGAGGTAGGTACACTCTTTCAGGAAGGTGTCAACAGATTGTTTAAAAAATATGGTATATCTGCTGAACTACAAGGTTTTCCCGTATGCCCTGTTTTTAGTTTTGAAGATAACGATGTTAGAGCAGATTTTTTTAAAAACTGTTATGCTAACGGCGTTTCTTTATATAATGTACCTTATGTAACTTACGCACATAAGAAGAAAGATATTGAAGAAACACTTAAAAGGATAGAAAAAATTTTGCAAGCACTTGCTGGTCGCAAGTTTTAA
- a CDS encoding tetratricopeptide repeat protein: MKRLKYVLILFILIVVSVKAENNAYTQWQKRRELLKQDKSVARYYTFEDVKDSKSVVVDLGKDGKNLLYTTYQDLVTKEVFDDLQVIEGRFPGKKAVRLDKGSYRGETFNIKDDQFSAEIWFRRQGPGSVIPASKFKVGTILAVSGYREGWRLISSYESSNTLSFEIGQPNGSTINYAKVPLADNVWHHLVVTFDGTRMNLYINGQLAEKSMTMRDEDKKTVKTDSFKGKYVPAKAPFVVGFSGYGVGSSKLDIDEIVIYNRVLKQEEISFSHQDIFLKADTYIKQGNYKKAREEYGKMKGQAGFGTEFALFNIAESYRLEKDYVNSHKTFEEIQKLSNLSDYYRIYAFFQQAEVYLEQKNNIKAREVYQKILQVPGALEHHIFNSKLKVADTYKDEKKYSVARQIYEKLLIEEESKKLPHDGYRLDLRDRLETIDGLADGATLKTRHEKLVEWVNSPKKSIYVSIKGNDKNIGTKAKPFASIRRAQEEVKKIKKEGMPAGGINVYLREGKYLIDESISFGIEDSGTADAPVIYRNYPNEEVRIMGGKQVTNFKPLSDPEIIRRLPDESKNKVWVSDLKELGIIDYGQLLNRGSHAKSNLSALELFFDNNPMTLARWPNQGYERVSKLVTPEGDGVLGGQSPRTGTYQYGRFCYSGDRPLKWKEDKNIWIYGYFAYEYEKSHTNITSIDTENRIINIGPDTRYHRSGIERHFIRVKQNAPYVVYNLLSELDAPGEWYLDRETGKLYFYPPSDIKKSEIFVSTLSVPFLVMNDASHIGFYGLTFEVNRSNGLEIKKGQNNLIAGCTIRNTGQWAVDIPSGWNHKVFGCDMYNMGEGGVILDGGDRKKLIPAGHLVENNHIYSFNKFEGGYRHTVRIQGIGQRVSHNVTNDTPMQAIHFIANDHIIEFNELHDIVYEGRELGAMYVYSNNWAMMNRGNIIRNNFFHHISYHSSPNLTQGLNAIHIDALNGGLVIEKNFFYRFPSGVSNPQPENRIENNIFVDAGNRSIGQGNRTGIFYTPDGEPKVWLINSCLVRDLIFARYKQPPWSNRYPQLFDVLYRDKPIAWPQNNFIERNINTGGPFLSISAGIKDDNIIRNNWDGDDPFFIDRNNADFHLRPGSPVYGLTGCEPLTMKNIGVYKSPLRASWPINRTKEDIGRYYKSDWSGAGALLKTDLMRPLKRISPTKYHTVPLKKSSVDIDGNLNTAEWGQLDKSNSLSIEEFYTGEKQVGAKSYAWFQYDNENLYIAVKHEPDPFKVGMLPRLKEHLPQFEVAIESQHGPKSLGWWIDDMVTGPVYSLCFNYNGEFKVNNIFGMPHKNVVEIEKAVEYKRAIQNDENRVWTQEIKIPFKSLGITPKDVEQLAFNLGVYNKAGWFAWVSTGCSIWRVENAGFIKFAK, translated from the coding sequence ATGAAGAGATTAAAATATGTATTGATTTTGTTTATATTGATTGTTGTAAGCGTTAAGGCAGAAAATAATGCTTATACCCAATGGCAGAAAAGAAGAGAACTATTAAAGCAAGATAAAAGCGTAGCAAGGTATTACACTTTTGAAGATGTAAAAGATAGCAAAAGTGTAGTAGTTGACCTTGGCAAAGATGGAAAAAACCTCTTATATACTACCTACCAAGACCTTGTAACCAAAGAAGTTTTTGATGACCTTCAAGTGATAGAAGGTAGGTTCCCCGGGAAAAAAGCGGTAAGGTTGGATAAAGGTTCTTATCGGGGAGAAACATTTAATATAAAGGATGACCAGTTTAGCGCAGAAATATGGTTTCGCCGTCAAGGTCCCGGCAGTGTAATACCTGCAAGCAAATTTAAAGTTGGTACCATTCTTGCAGTTTCAGGTTACCGTGAAGGTTGGCGACTCATCTCGTCTTATGAGTCTTCTAACACTCTAAGTTTTGAGATAGGGCAACCCAATGGTTCAACTATAAATTATGCGAAAGTTCCTTTAGCAGACAATGTTTGGCACCATCTTGTAGTGACGTTTGATGGCACAAGAATGAATTTATATATTAACGGGCAACTGGCTGAAAAAAGTATGACAATGAGAGATGAAGATAAAAAAACAGTCAAGACAGACTCTTTTAAAGGTAAATATGTTCCAGCGAAAGCCCCTTTTGTGGTAGGTTTCTCAGGATACGGGGTTGGGTCATCAAAACTTGATATAGACGAAATAGTTATATACAACAGAGTTCTTAAACAAGAAGAAATCTCTTTTTCGCATCAAGACATCTTTTTGAAAGCAGATACCTATATTAAGCAAGGTAACTACAAAAAAGCTCGAGAAGAATATGGCAAAATGAAAGGGCAAGCCGGTTTTGGTACTGAGTTTGCGTTATTTAATATTGCTGAAAGTTACAGGTTAGAAAAGGATTATGTTAACTCACATAAAACTTTTGAAGAGATACAAAAACTGAGCAACCTGTCTGATTATTACCGGATATATGCTTTTTTTCAGCAAGCAGAAGTTTATCTTGAACAGAAAAACAACATTAAAGCCAGAGAAGTCTATCAGAAAATTTTGCAGGTCCCGGGAGCATTAGAACACCATATTTTTAACTCAAAATTAAAAGTAGCCGATACATACAAGGATGAGAAAAAATATTCTGTTGCAAGACAAATATATGAAAAACTTCTTATAGAAGAAGAATCAAAAAAGTTACCTCATGATGGTTATCGGCTTGACCTTAGGGATAGGCTTGAAACAATAGATGGGTTGGCTGATGGTGCAACTTTAAAAACTCGTCACGAAAAACTTGTTGAGTGGGTCAATAGCCCCAAAAAATCTATATATGTGTCTATAAAAGGTAATGATAAAAATATAGGAACAAAAGCAAAACCCTTTGCAAGCATACGAAGAGCTCAAGAAGAAGTGAAAAAAATAAAAAAAGAAGGTATGCCAGCAGGGGGGATCAATGTTTATCTTAGAGAAGGTAAATACCTTATTGATGAGAGCATTTCTTTTGGGATAGAAGATTCTGGTACAGCAGACGCTCCAGTAATATATAGAAATTACCCAAACGAAGAAGTAAGAATTATGGGTGGGAAACAGGTAACCAATTTCAAACCGCTTTCTGACCCTGAAATAATCAGACGTTTACCAGATGAATCAAAAAACAAGGTATGGGTGTCCGATCTTAAAGAGTTAGGCATAATAGATTATGGGCAGTTACTAAACAGAGGTAGCCACGCTAAATCGAACCTTTCTGCCCTTGAACTTTTTTTTGATAACAACCCTATGACGCTTGCACGTTGGCCTAACCAAGGGTACGAGAGAGTATCGAAACTTGTTACACCAGAGGGCGACGGAGTGTTAGGTGGGCAATCTCCACGGACAGGTACTTACCAATATGGCAGATTCTGTTATTCTGGCGATAGACCTTTAAAATGGAAAGAAGATAAAAATATATGGATATACGGTTATTTTGCTTACGAGTATGAGAAGAGCCATACCAATATAACTTCAATAGATACAGAAAACCGTATAATCAACATTGGCCCTGACACACGGTACCATAGAAGTGGAATAGAACGCCATTTTATTAGGGTTAAACAGAATGCTCCTTACGTTGTCTATAACCTATTAAGCGAACTTGACGCACCGGGGGAATGGTATCTTGATAGAGAAACAGGGAAACTATATTTTTACCCGCCATCAGACATTAAAAAAAGCGAAATATTTGTTTCAACCTTGAGTGTACCTTTTTTAGTGATGAACGACGCATCTCACATTGGGTTTTACGGGTTGACATTTGAAGTTAACCGTAGCAACGGGCTTGAGATAAAGAAAGGGCAGAACAATTTGATAGCCGGTTGCACAATAAGGAATACAGGACAATGGGCAGTAGATATACCGAGCGGATGGAACCATAAAGTATTTGGTTGTGATATGTATAATATGGGCGAAGGAGGGGTGATTCTTGACGGGGGCGATAGAAAAAAACTTATCCCGGCAGGTCATCTTGTTGAAAACAACCATATTTACAGTTTCAATAAATTTGAAGGGGGATACAGGCACACCGTTCGTATTCAAGGTATAGGGCAAAGGGTTTCCCATAATGTTACAAACGACACGCCTATGCAAGCAATACATTTTATTGCAAACGACCATATTATAGAGTTTAATGAACTGCACGACATTGTTTATGAAGGTAGAGAACTCGGAGCAATGTACGTCTATTCTAACAATTGGGCTATGATGAACAGAGGCAACATTATACGTAACAATTTTTTTCATCATATAAGTTATCACTCTTCGCCTAACCTAACACAAGGTTTAAACGCAATACATATAGACGCACTTAATGGTGGGCTTGTAATAGAGAAGAACTTTTTTTACAGGTTTCCCAGTGGAGTATCAAATCCTCAACCTGAAAACCGTATCGAAAACAACATATTTGTTGATGCAGGCAACAGAAGTATAGGGCAAGGGAACCGAACAGGTATTTTTTATACCCCAGACGGAGAACCTAAAGTATGGCTAATCAACTCTTGTCTTGTTAGGGACCTAATTTTTGCAAGATATAAACAACCACCTTGGAGTAATAGATACCCGCAGTTGTTTGATGTTCTATATAGAGATAAACCAATAGCCTGGCCACAAAATAATTTTATAGAACGGAATATCAACACAGGTGGTCCCTTTTTATCTATATCAGCGGGTATTAAAGACGACAACATCATAAGAAACAACTGGGACGGAGACGACCCGTTTTTTATTGATAGAAACAATGCTGATTTTCATTTAAGACCTGGTTCACCTGTTTACGGGTTGACAGGTTGCGAACCTTTAACTATGAAAAATATAGGGGTCTACAAAAGCCCTCTAAGAGCCAGTTGGCCTATAAACAGAACAAAAGAAGATATAGGTAGATACTATAAATCTGATTGGAGTGGCGCTGGGGCATTATTAAAAACAGATTTGATGCGTCCTTTAAAAAGGATAAGCCCCACTAAATATCACACAGTGCCATTAAAGAAAAGTTCTGTTGATATAGATGGTAACCTAAATACAGCAGAATGGGGTCAACTTGATAAGAGTAACTCTTTATCAATAGAAGAGTTTTATACAGGAGAAAAACAGGTAGGCGCAAAAAGTTATGCGTGGTTTCAGTACGACAATGAAAACCTATATATTGCAGTCAAACACGAACCTGACCCTTTTAAAGTAGGGATGTTACCGAGATTGAAAGAACATTTACCGCAGTTTGAAGTAGCGATAGAAAGTCAGCACGGTCCAAAGAGCTTAGGTTGGTGGATAGATGATATGGTAACAGGTCCTGTATATTCTTTATGTTTTAATTATAACGGTGAGTTTAAAGTGAACAATATTTTTGGGATGCCACATAAAAATGTTGTTGAAATAGAAAAAGCGGTAGAGTATAAAAGAGCAATACAGAACGATGAAAATAGAGTCTGGACCCAAGAGATTAAGATACCATTTAAATCTCTCGGTATAACTCCAAAAGACGTAGAACAACTTGCCTTTAACCTTGGAGTTTATAATAAAGCAGGCTGGTTTGCTTGGGTATCCACAGGCTGTTCAATCTGGCGTGTAGAGAACGCAGGGTTTATTAAATTTGCTAAATAA
- the gltX gene encoding glutamate--tRNA ligase: MVRVRFAPSPTGFLHIGNARMALFNYLFAKNSNGTLVLRIEDTDSERSKEEFVTAIMEDLKWIGIEWNEGPDIGGEFGPYKQTERLSLYKKSAQKLLNEGKAYKCYCTKEEIEERNSKTGKHRSAGYDNFCRSISPETVEKYEKEGRKPVLRLKVPNKNITVHDLIKGEVVFESQNIPDFVIMKSDGLPLFHFAVVIDDCLMKISHIIRGEDHLSNTPKHIMLFDALGYDIPQFAHMTMTLGLDKAKLSKRSGAAFVREYKEAGYLPEAFANYMALLGWGTSDSQDVFSKEELIQKFSLDRCNKSNAVFDPEKLLWMNGLYMRKTTPERIFNLSIPYLKEVGILKDTVTEEEANYLIKAISFEQEKIKVLKDVPYHIGFFVQEPEYEEKAVNKYLTEEGKKVLKELLPLFEDSKEWTVTYLESIVREFCESKNYKAGIVFHPLRVSLSGKTTGPGLFELLEHLGKDKTIQRLRNWI, encoded by the coding sequence ATGGTTAGAGTAAGGTTTGCGCCGAGCCCAACAGGGTTTTTACATATTGGTAACGCACGAATGGCGTTGTTTAATTATCTGTTCGCAAAGAACAGTAACGGTACCCTGGTTTTAAGGATAGAAGATACCGATTCTGAACGTTCTAAAGAAGAGTTTGTGACCGCTATTATGGAGGACCTTAAATGGATTGGTATAGAATGGAACGAAGGACCTGATATAGGTGGAGAATTTGGTCCTTATAAACAGACTGAAAGGTTATCTCTTTATAAAAAGTCGGCTCAAAAACTTCTAAATGAAGGTAAGGCATACAAATGTTATTGCACAAAAGAAGAGATAGAGGAGAGGAATAGTAAAACTGGTAAGCATAGGTCTGCTGGATATGACAACTTTTGTAGGTCTATATCCCCTGAAACAGTAGAAAAATACGAAAAAGAAGGGAGAAAACCTGTTTTAAGGTTAAAAGTTCCTAACAAAAATATTACGGTTCACGACCTGATAAAAGGGGAAGTTGTTTTTGAATCCCAAAATATACCTGACTTTGTTATTATGAAGTCCGACGGGTTACCATTGTTTCATTTTGCGGTGGTTATTGACGATTGTCTTATGAAAATTAGCCATATAATTAGAGGAGAAGACCACCTTTCCAATACCCCAAAACATATTATGTTGTTTGATGCTCTCGGTTATGATATACCTCAGTTTGCTCATATGACTATGACATTAGGTTTAGATAAAGCAAAGTTAAGTAAAAGAAGTGGCGCAGCTTTTGTTAGGGAATATAAAGAAGCCGGATACCTACCAGAAGCTTTTGCGAATTATATGGCACTTTTAGGTTGGGGAACATCTGACAGCCAGGATGTTTTTTCAAAAGAAGAACTAATACAAAAATTTAGTCTTGATAGGTGTAACAAGTCAAACGCTGTTTTTGACCCTGAAAAACTGCTATGGATGAATGGTCTGTATATGCGAAAAACCACCCCTGAAAGGATTTTTAACTTATCTATACCGTATTTAAAAGAGGTAGGAATTTTAAAAGATACCGTAACAGAAGAAGAGGCGAACTATCTTATAAAAGCAATATCTTTTGAACAAGAAAAAATAAAGGTTTTAAAGGATGTCCCGTACCATATAGGTTTTTTTGTACAAGAACCAGAATATGAAGAAAAAGCCGTCAACAAATACTTAACAGAAGAAGGGAAAAAAGTGTTAAAAGAACTGTTGCCCTTATTTGAAGATTCCAAAGAGTGGACTGTAACGTATCTTGAATCGATAGTTAGAGAATTTTGTGAATCAAAAAACTATAAGGCAGGGATAGTTTTTCATCCGTTAAGGGTATCTTTAAGCGGTAAAACAACAGGACCTGGATTGTTTGAGTTGCTTGAGCACCTTGGTAAGGATAAGACAATACAAAGATTGAGAAACTGGATTTAA